The DNA window CTGGCGGAGGTGCACGATTGCTTCAGCATCGCCGAGGTGCTGCGGGTGGAAGGGCTGGGGCTCTTTCCGGTGGGGGAGTACCCGGATCGTCTAGAGCGTGGCGAGGCCGACATTGGCGGCAGGCTGCCCATCAACCCGAGCGGCGGGCTTCTGGGGAAGGGGCACCCGCTGGGGGCGACGGGGGTGGCGCAGGTCGTGGAAGTGGTCCGTCAACTGCGCGGCCAGGCTGGCCCGCGGCAGGTGGCCGGCGCCCGCGTGGGACTGGCCCACTGCCGGGGAGGCAAGGCCGCCGGCGTGGAGGGAGCGGCCTGTACGGTGAACATCCTGGCGGCATGAGGATCGCCCACCGGTCTGAGATGATTGGATCTCAGATCCCGATTCGATGCGTGCTGATGCGGGGAGGCACCAGCAAGGCCGTCTTCCTCCGCGCCCGCGACCTGCCCTCCGATCCGGCCCGCCGGGATGCGGTGATCCTGGCGCTGTTCGGCAGCCCCGACCCCCGGCAGATCGACGGGCTGGGGGGCGCCGACATCCTCACCAGCAAGGTGGCTGTCATCGGCCCTCCCACACGCCCCGATGCCGACCTGGATTACACCTTTGGCCAGGTGAGCATCCGGGAGCCGGTGGTGGATTACGACATCAACTGCGGCAACATCTCGGCGGCGGTGGGGGTCTACGCGGTGGAGGAAGGGCTGGTGCACGTGCGGGAGCCGGTCACGCCCGTGCGTGTGCACAACACCAACACGGGCAAGGTGTTCGTAGCGCACGTCCCCGTCCAGGACGGCTCTCCTGCGATAGAGGGGGAGTGCGTGGTGGAGGGTGTCCCGGGCAGCGGGGCCGAGATCGTCCTGGACTTCACCGGAACTGTGGGCGCATCTACCGGATCGCTCCTGCCCACCGGCCGGGTCCGCGATCGTCTGCCCGTCCCCGCCCTGGGGCGGACTGTGGAAGCCACCATCCTGGACGTGGCCAACCTCTGCGTCTTTGTAACCGCCGCAGACGTGGGTATGACAGGCCAGGAGGGCCCGGCCGAGTTCACCCCCGCGCACCTGCAGGCCCTGGTGGCGGTGAAAGAGGCGGCCGCGCACCTGGTGGGCCTCTCTCCTGAGGGGCTGGTCCCCCTGCCAGTGGCTGTGGCCCCGCCGGCCTCCTTCCGCACCATCGCCGGGGAGACGGTCGCTGCCGACCGCATCCACCTGCTGGCCCGCATGGCCGGGGGCCGCCCCCCGGTGCTGCACAAGGCCTATCCCGGCACTGCTGCTGCCTGCACCGCGGTGGCGGTGATGATGGCAGGCACGGTCCCGGCCGCTGTCGCCCGCACTCCCGCGGCGGACGGGACGGTCGTCATCGGGCACCCCAGCGGAGCGATGCTGGCGCGGGCCCGCCTGCGTCAGGGGGCGGGGTGGGTGGTGGAGCAGGCGGGGTACTCCCGCACCGCCCGTCGGTTGATGGAGGGGTACGCCTTCGTCCGCGCCGCCGTCCTGGCGGCGTCCCCGGCGCGGGCCTGGAGCTCCCCCGGCGGGGCGGGGGAGCCTGAGGCATCGCCCGGTGAGGCGGTCGCGGGGAGCGAAGGAGAAGCCTTCCCCTCGACCGAAACCATTCGGAAATTTTCCTCCGGGGAGGCAGGCTGAGCGCTGAGGAGGGGGCCATGATCTGGGAGCCGCAGCTAGAGACTATGTCCCGTGCCGAGTTGGCGGCGCTGCAGCTGCAGCGGCTGCAGGCGCTGGTGCGCCGGGTCTACGAGCGTGTGCCCTTCTACCGCGCCCGCTTTGAGGAGGCGGGAGTGCGTCCGGAGCAGGTCCGCACCCTGGACGACCTGCGCCGGCTGCCCTTCACCCGCAAGAGCGACTTCCGGGACAACTACCCCTTTGGCCTCTTCGCTGTACCGCTCGGCCAGGTGGTGCGCGTGCACGCCTCCTCCGGGACGACCGGCAAACCCATCGTCGTCGGCTACACCGCCAACGACCTCCGGATCTGGGCGGCGGTCTGCGCCCGCTGCCTGGCTGCCAGCGGGGCGCAGCCCGGCGACATCTTCCAGAACGCCTATGGCTACGGGCTGTTCACCGGAGGCCTGGGTATGCACTACGGGGCGGAACTCATGGGCCTGGTGGTGCTGCCGGTCTCCGGCGGTAACACCGAGCGGCAGGTGATGCTGTTGCGTGACTTCGGCCCCAGGATCATCGCCTGCACCCCCTCCTATGCCCTGACCCTGGCCGAAGCATTAGCCGCTCAGGGAATCCGTCCGGGCACGCTGGCGCTGCGGTACGGCGTCCTGGGGGCGGAGCCCTGGACCGAGGCCATGCGCGACGAGATCGAGGCCAAGCTGGGAATCGCCGCGCTGAACATCTACGGGCTGAGTGAGGTGATCGGTCCGGGAGTGAGCAACGAGTGCGTGGAGGAGAAGAACGGGGCCCACGTCTTCGAGGACCACTTCCTGGTGGAGGTGATCGACCCGCAGACCGAAGAGCCGCTGCCCCCGGGCGAGGCCGGGGAGCTGGTCTTCACCACGCTGACCAAGGAGGCGCTCCCCGTCATCCGCTACCGCACCGGGGACATCGCCGCCCTGGATCCCACGCCCTGCCGCTGCGGGCGTACCTTCGTCCGCATGTCCCGCGTCATCGGGCGGACGGACGACATGCTCATCATCCGCGGCATCAACGTCTATCCCTCTCAGGTGGAGGCAGCGCTGGTGGGCCTCCCGGAGCTCTCGCCGCACTACCAGCTGGTGGTCACCCGGGAGCGCACGCTGGACGAGCTCGAGGTGAAGGTGGAGGTGAACGAGGTGTTTGCCAAGCAGCTGGGTGGGAGCTTCAGCAGCGAGGAGGCACCGGTGGCGGAGCTGTCCCTGCGCTGCCAGCAGAAGCTGCTGGGCGTGCTGGGGATCACCGCCCGGGTGACCCTGGCTCCTCCGGGCACCCTGCCGCGCAGCGAGGGGGGCAAACTGCGCCGGGTCGACGACCGCCGTCGGGTCTACGCTTAGATGCGCGCCGGACTGAAGCCGGGGGCGGTGGCGCAGGTGGACGTGGTGGTCACCCTGGAGATGGTGGCGGAGTTTGAGGATCTCGGGCTGGTCCATCCCGTCTACTCCACCTGGGCCATGGTGCGGCATATGGAACAGGCCAGCCGCAGGCTCCTCCTCCCGTACCTGGAGCCGGAGGAGGAGGCGGTGGGCTACGCGGTGAGTGTCACCCACCTGGCGCCCACGGCGGTGGGGATGCGCGTGACGGTGACCGCGCGCCTGGAGCAGATTGAGGGGAACCGGGTCGTCTGCGCGGTGGAGGCTCATAACGGGTTGACCCGGATCGGGGAGGGTACGCACACGCAGGTGGTCTTGCCCAAGAGTCGGCTGCAGGCCCGAATCGCGCAACTGGTCAATCGAAGGCAACCCTGACGGGGAGGTGGCGCAGGATGAGTCGACGGATGTGCGGTAGTGCAGAGGCGGCAGAGCCCCGGCTTCGCCGCCGCAGGAGCAGGTTTCTGGCCCGACTCCTGCTGGCGGCGGTGATCCCTGTGCTGCTGGCGGCATTCCCTTCAAGCAGCACAGCCTCGCATATATACAAGATCGGGTTCATCGCCTCCATCACCGGGCCCGGCGCCAGCCTGGGCGAGCCGGAGCGGGACGTGGCGCGGCTGCTGCAGGACCAACTGACCTCAGCCCGGGGGGTGGTCGGCCCGGACCGCGTGAGGCACGCCGTAGAAATCCTCATCTTTGACGATCAGAGCCGGGCCGATACCGCAGCCAGCCTGGCCCGCCGGCTGATCAACGAGGAAAAGGTCGTCCTCCTGGTCGCCGGCACGCTCAGTGGACCCAGCCTGGCCATGGTGCCCATCGCCACGGAAGGTCGGACCCCCATGATCTCCATGGCCTCGGCCCGGGCTATCATCGAGGACCCGCAGACCAAGCGCGCCCGCCCCTGGATCTTCAAGCCGGTGCCGGAGAACCTCCACTCGGCCCAGAAGCAGGCCGAGTATCTGAAGGCCATCGGGGCGACCAGCGTCTGCCACCTGTACGAGAACACCGCCTACGGGCAGGACACCTTTGCCAGCGCCGGAGCCATCTTCCCCGCGGCCGGCATCACCATCGTCTACGGTGACGCCTTCGATCGCACCGCCACCGAGTTCCCGCAGGTGGCACGGGTGCGCGCCAGCGGCTGCCGGGCGGTGGTCATCGGCTCCATCCCCCCTGCGGCCTCGGTGATCAACGTGGCCGTGCGGGAGCGGGCGGCTCAGGTGCGCATAGTCCATGGCCATGGAGCCTGCAGCCCCGACCTGATCAAGACGGCGGGTGCGGCCGCCGAGCGCACGGTGATGCCCTGCGGCAAAATCCTGGTGGCCGACCAGTTGCCCGCCGGCGACCCGGTGAAGACGCTAAACCTGAAGTTCATCAGCGACTTCAGGCGCTTCACCGGCGGCAGGGAGATCAGCACCTTCGCCGGGCACGCCTTTGACTCGCTGCAGTGGGCCCTGATCGCCCTGCGCAACCTTCCGGACGGCCTCTCGCTGGAGCGGCAGCGCGACGCCGCCAGGGAGGCGCTGGAAACCAAGGTAAAGCGCTGGGCCGGGACCCACGGCTTCTACACCCTCAGCCCGGAGGACCACCTGGGATGGAAGGCCGAGGAGTTTGCCTTCGTCACGGTGCAGGGAGGGAAGTTCCTCATCCTGCCGCGTGACCAGTGGAAGTAGCCCGCCAGGCGGATCCTGAGAGGCGCACGGCACGTGCGGCGGGTGGGGAGCGGCGGTCCCCACCCGCCGCCTGAGGAGGCTGTCCGCACGGCGACGGAACAGGCCATCGGGGTCAGACAGGTTTCTTCCCCCCGCCGCAGCCTGCCTGCGGGGCAATGGCTGGGCGGCGTCCTCGTCCTGCTGGTGATCGGTCTGGTCCTGTGGGGCCGCCGCCACGGCTTCGGTCTGGCGGACTACCTGCAGTTCCTGGTGGACGGGCTGCAGGCCGGCGCCATCTACACGCTGGTGGCGCTGGGGTTCGTGGTGGTGCACCGGGTCACCGGCATCATCAACTTTGCCCAGGGGGCGTTTGTCATGCTGGGCCCGATGGTCACCATCACCATCTACGGGCGGGGCTGGCCCCTGCCGCCCGCCGTACGGCTACTCCTGGCGGCTGGGCTGGCGGCCGGGCTCACCGCCGTCGTGGGGGTGGCGGTCTACCGGCTGGCCGTACATCCGGCACGGGGGGCGTCCCTGCTCACGCGGATCATGATCACAGTGGGGGCCTACGTGGCCCTGCAGGGAGTGGCTCTGCTCCTGTGGGGACCGCGCTCCTACGTCCTGCCCGCCTTCAGCACGCTGCAGATGGCCGACCGCACCTTCCTGGTCGGCGATGTGCTCTTCAAGGCGCAGAGCCTGTGGATCTGGGTGACGGCCGGGGTGACGCTGGCTCTCCTGGCGCTCTTTTTCGAGCGGACCATACTGGGCAAGGCGATGCGGGCCTGCGCGGCCGACCGGCTGGCGGCGCGCCTGGTCGGCGTCCGCGTGGACACCATGGCAACTGTGGCCTTCGGGCTGGCCGCCGTGCTGGGGGCGGTTGCCGGGATCGTCGTCGGCCCGCTGACGCGGCCGGCGTACGACATGGGGCTGGAGATCGGCCTGAAGGGATTCGTCGCTGCGGTGATGGGGGGGCTGGTCAGTTTCCAGGGAGCCGTGGCCGGAGCGCTGCTCCTGGGAGTGCTGGAGACCCTGTGGGCCGGGGTGACGCTGGCAGGCTTCAAGGACCTCTTTGCCTTCGTGGTGCTCATCCTGGTGTTGCTGGTCAGGCCCCACGGCGTCGCCGGTGGTGAGGAGGAGGTGGGAGGCTCGTGAGGCGCCTCTCAGGGAACGCGGCGGTCTTTGTCCTGTCGGCTGCGCTCGTGGGGGCCATCGGCTGGCTGGAAGGCACCCGCCCCGGCGGGCTCTCCCTCCCCAGGCTCACTGCGGGGCTGGTCACCCTGGACCTGCTGATCCGTGCCGGGGTGTTCACCATCATCCTGGTCGGGCTCAACCTGCTCATGGGCTACGCCGGTCAGGTCTCGTTGGGCCAGGCGGCCTTCTACGGCATGGGAGCCTTCTTCTCGGCCATCTTCACGGTGAAAGCGCGCCAGGTAGGGATACCCCTGACCCTGTCGGGTGCGTGGTGGTGGCCCTGGGTCGTGATGGGGCTGGGCGCTGCCCTGGTGGGCGGGTTCGCCTACCTCATCGGCTGGGTGATCCTGCGCCTGCGCGGACACTATCTGGCCATGGCCACGCTGGGACTGGGGGTTGCTGTCTTCATCATCCTGCGGGAAAATCTGGGCCTGTCGCGTCTGGACCTTACGGGCGGGTTCGACGGCGTGGTGGGCATCCCGCGCCTGCGTGTGGGCACCTATCCCCTTTGGCCTTTGCACCGCTACTTTTTCCTGGTCTGGTCCTTTGCCCTGGCTGCGGTGGCGCTGGGGCTGAACATCGTGGATTCCCGTCTGGGCCGGGCGCTGCGGGCGATCCACCACAGTCAGGTGGCGGCGGAGACACTGGGGGTGAATGTTCCCCGATACAAGGCGCAGATCTTCGCAACCAGCGCCGCGCTGGCGGCGCTGGCCGGCAGCCTTTACGCCCACTTCCAGGCAGCGGTGGTCCCGGCCACCTTTGGCTTCGTCCCCTCGCTGGAACTGGTGCTGATGTCGGCGGTAGGGGGGATGGCCAGCATCTGGGGAGCGCCGTTGGGGGCACTGGCCATCCTCCTCCTGGAGGAGCTGCTGCGTACCCGCCTGCGCCTCCTCCTGCCCGGGACGGGAGGCGAGCTCGAGGCAGTGGCCTTCGGGCTGCTCTTGATCCTGGTGTTGCTCTTCTGGCCCCGAGGCCTGGCCGGCCGTGCCTCCGGTCCCCTGCGCCGTCCCATCCCGACCGGGGGAGCGGGGCAGTCGGTGCGGCCCGCGGGAGTTCCCAGGGCATGACCGTACCCCTGCTGGAGATTAGGCGGATCACCAAGGCCTTCGACGGTCTGGTGGCGCTGCAGGATGTCTCGCTGGCGGTGTGGCCGGGGCAGATCAAGGGCCTGATTGGGCCCAACGGCGCCGGCAAGACCACGCTGTTCAATCTCATCACAGGGCTCATCCCACCCCTGGGAGGCGACATCCTGTTTCGCGGGCGATCCATCGTCGGGCTCCCGCCGTACCGCATCGCCGACCTGGGCATCGCCAGGACGTTCCAGAACGTGCAGCTCTTCGTGGGAATGACGGTCCTGGAAAACGTCCTGGTGGGGTTTCACCGGCACATGCGCGGGGGGCTGCTGGACGCGGCGTTCCGCTCCAGGCGGATGCGGCACGAGGAGCGGGAGGTGCGCGACCGGGCCCTGCTGCTGCTGGAGGAGTTCGACCTGCTGCGCTGGGCCCATGAGCCGGTGGAGAGCCTCCCCTTCGGGCTGCAGCGGGTGGTGGAGGTAGCCCGGGCAGTGGCGGCGGCGCCCAGCCTGGTCCTGCTGGACGAGCCCGGGGCGGGGCTCGGCGGCGCGGAGAAAGTCCGCCTGACCCAGGCGATCCGCAACTTCTGCCGGGACGGGGTCACCGTCTTTCTGGTGGAGCATGACATGGAGCTGATGATGGGACTGGCCGACGAGGTGGCGGTGCTGGACCAGACCGTGCTCATTGCCGAGGGTCCCCCGGCGGTCATCCAGAATCACCCGGCAGTGATCGCCGCCTACCTGGGGGAGGCGGAACCGACCGATGCCCCTTGAGGTTCGGGACCTGGAGGCCGGATACGGCTACCTGCAGGTGCTGCGCGGGATCTCCCTGGACATCCGCCCGGGGGAGATCGCCGCGGTCATCGGCGCCAACGGCGCGGGCAAGACCACCCTGCTGCGCACGCTCTCCGGCCTGCTGCGTCCGGCCAGGGGGAGGGTGATCTTCGACGGTCGCGACATCACCGGCTGGCCCCCCGAGCAGATCGCGGCCCTGGGTCTGGTCCATATCCCCGAGCGCCGCCACCTCTTCGGACCCCTGCCCGTCGAGGACAACCTCCTGCTGGGCGGGTACCTGCGCCTGCGCCGCGAGTCGCGGGCCGCCATCCGCGATGACCTGCAGCGCGTCTACACGCTCTTCCCCCGGCTGAGGGAGCGGCGGCGGCAGCGTGCTGCCACCCTCAGCGGCGGGGAGCAGCAGATGCTGGCCATCGGCCGGGGGCTGATGGCCCGGCCGCGCCTGTTGATGCTCGACGAGCCCTCCCTGGGCCTGGCCCCGCTGCTGGTGCGCGAGCTCTTCCGGGTGATCGTGGAGCTTCGGGCGCAAGGACAGACTATCCTCCTGGTGGAACAGAACGCCCGGCAGGCGCTGCAGGTTGCCGATGCAGCCTACGTAATGGAGACCGGCCGGATAGCCCTGCGTGGTCCGGGCCGCGACCTGTTGACGTCGCCGGTGGTGCAGGCCGCCTACCTGGGACGCAGCGTGGCTACGGGGCGCTGAGCCATGCCGGCGTAGCCCGGCGCGGCCTCGCCTGGCGGCCACAGGCCTGAAACGTCCGCATCCTGGGCAGAGATGCCACCAGGATACCCGACGCAGCAGGGGAGGAGTGCATGATCGGTCCGGCAGTCCCTCGACGCCTCAGCGGGATCCTGCTGGCCCTGGTCCTGGCTCTGGGCGGCGTGGCCGCGCCGTGGGCCCCCCGCGCCGCTGCGGCCGCTGATGCGGCCGTTGTCTTCGCCGCGGTGGACATCCTGGCACAGCAGCACTACGCGGCGCCCGACCCGGTACGGTTGCTCGCCGCCGCCGCCGAGGGGCTACGCCGGGCGCTGGCCCAGGCGGGGATCGCCGCGCCGCCGGCGGCGCTGCAGGCGGTGACGGAGGCGGGCGCGCGGGAGGAGTTCCAGCGCTACTACGACCGGGCCGCCCTGCTGGCCCAGGGTCGCCTCAGCCTGACCCAGTTGCAGTACGCCGCGGCTGCTGCGGCGGCCGCCAGCCTGGACGATTCCCACACCGCCTTCCTCCTCCCGGAGCAGTGGGCGGAGGTGCAGCGCGAGCTCTCCAACCAGGCCTCCTTCACCGGCATCGGCATCCGTCTCCTCACCCGGGGAGGCCAGTTCTATGTGATGAACGTCTTCCCGGGGACTCCCGCGGCGCGGGCCGGGTTGCGCGACCTGGACCGCGTCGTCGCCGTGGATGGCCAGAGTACCGAGGGCATGCCCCTCCAGGAGGTCTCGCGGCGCATCCGCGGCCCGCAGGGCGTGCCGGTGGAGGTGGTAGTCCGTCGCCCGGGCGAACCCGCCCCGCTGGTGTTCACCATCACCCGGGAGCCCATTCAGGTCCCCGCGGTGGACGCCCGTATGCTGGAGGGGCAGACGGGGTACCTCCGCCTGCACCATCTGGGCAGCGGCGCCACGGTGCAGTTCCGGCGGGCACTGCAGCACCTGCAGGCGCAGGGGATGCGGGCCCTGGTGCTGGACCTGCGGGGCAACGGCGGGGGGCTGGTGGGCGAGACGGTGAGCGTGGCCAGCGCCCTGCTGCCGGCCGGGCTACCGGTGATGCAACGGGAGAACCGCCTGCGCCGTATCGCCGAACGGACCAGGGGCGGGCCGCTGCTGCCCACGTTGGTGCCGCTGGTGGTGCTGATCGACGAGGCCACCGCCTCCGGCGGCGAGGTCATCGCCGCGGCCATGCGGGAGCACCGGCAGGCGCCGCTGGTGGGCGTGCGCACCGCCGGGGCGCTGCTGGCCAGCCTGTACTTCTCCCTCCCCGGGGGCGCGGCCATCGAGGTGGCGGTGGAGCGCGTGACCACCGGCAAAGGGGCGGTGGTGGAGAAGGTGGGGTTGGGGCCGGACATCGACGTCGAGCTGACCCCCGACCATCTGGAACAGGGAGTAGACGCGCAGCTGGAGCGGGCGCTCCAGCACCTGCGACAGCGCGTTCGCGCTCCGGCGCTGGCGCCGGCGGCCTGAACCTCCCTCCCGGCACAGCCCTCCGCCCCGGGGTGTGCTATTCTTACACCTAAGTTCGCCTGGCCCGGAGGTCCCCTTGTTGCGCGGGTCACTTGTGCCGCTGGTCACGCCTTTCCGCGACGGCCGCATCGACGAACCCGGCTTCGACGACCTGGTGCGGTGGCAGATAGAGAGCGGCAGCCATGGCGTGGTGATCGGCGGGACCACGGGCGAGCCCGCGGCCCTCTCCCTGGAAGAGCGGGAAGAACTGGTGGCCCGCGCGGTGCGGGTAGCGCGCCGCCGCGTCCCCGTGGTCGCCGGCACGGGGACCGACAATCTGGGGGAAACGCTGCGGCTGACCGCTGCCGCCAGGAAGGCGGGAGCGGATGCGGTCCTGGTGGTGGTCCCCGCCTACAGCCGTCCTTCCCAGGAGGGACTCTACCGGTACTTCCGCACCGTGGCCGAGTCGGTAGACCTGCCGCTGATCCTGTACAACATTCCCGGCCGCACTGCCATCAACCTGGAGGCCCCCACCATCGCCCGCCTGGCGCGCGACGTGCGCAACATCATCGGGGTGAAGGAGGCGAACAAGGACTTTGAGCACATCACCCGGGTCTTCCACCTGGTGCCGAAGGGGTTCCTGGTGTACTCCGGCATCGAGCTGTTCTGCTTCTCCCTGCTGGCCCTGGGTGGCGCCGGGCACGTGAGCGCCACCGGGAACGTCATGCCCCGCGAGGTGGCGCGCCTCTACGAGCTGGCCGCCGCCTCTCGCTGGGAGGAGGCGCGGGAACTGCACAACTACCTGCTGCCGCTGAACGACGCCCTCTTTATCGAAACCAACCCTGTACCGGTGAAGACGGCGCTGGGCCTGATGGGCAGGATCGCTCCGGAGGTGCGCCCGCCCCTGGCTCCGCTGGCCCCCCAGAACGTGGAGCGACTGCGCGCGGTGCTGGCGGACTACGGCCTGCTGGCGCCCTCACCCGTGCCAGCAGAGGGCCATGCTTAGCCGGGGGCTGCCATGAGGCGGGTCCGCTTTCTGGCGCAGGGCCGGGTGCACCACGGCACCTGGGACGAGGAGGGGCTGCGGGACGAGACAGGGCGCGTCTGGCCGCCGGACGGCGTCACCTGGCTGCCTCCTGTGGTCCCCTCGAAGATCCTGGGCTT is part of the Armatimonadota bacterium genome and encodes:
- a CDS encoding ABC transporter ATP-binding protein, producing MPLEVRDLEAGYGYLQVLRGISLDIRPGEIAAVIGANGAGKTTLLRTLSGLLRPARGRVIFDGRDITGWPPEQIAALGLVHIPERRHLFGPLPVEDNLLLGGYLRLRRESRAAIRDDLQRVYTLFPRLRERRRQRAATLSGGEQQMLAIGRGLMARPRLLMLDEPSLGLAPLLVRELFRVIVELRAQGQTILLVEQNARQALQVADAAYVMETGRIALRGPGRDLLTSPVVQAAYLGRSVATGR
- a CDS encoding branched-chain amino acid ABC transporter permease gives rise to the protein MRRVGSGGPHPPPEEAVRTATEQAIGVRQVSSPRRSLPAGQWLGGVLVLLVIGLVLWGRRHGFGLADYLQFLVDGLQAGAIYTLVALGFVVVHRVTGIINFAQGAFVMLGPMVTITIYGRGWPLPPAVRLLLAAGLAAGLTAVVGVAVYRLAVHPARGASLLTRIMITVGAYVALQGVALLLWGPRSYVLPAFSTLQMADRTFLVGDVLFKAQSLWIWVTAGVTLALLALFFERTILGKAMRACAADRLAARLVGVRVDTMATVAFGLAAVLGAVAGIVVGPLTRPAYDMGLEIGLKGFVAAVMGGLVSFQGAVAGALLLGVLETLWAGVTLAGFKDLFAFVVLILVLLVRPHGVAGGEEEVGGS
- a CDS encoding ABC transporter substrate-binding protein; its protein translation is MSRRMCGSAEAAEPRLRRRRSRFLARLLLAAVIPVLLAAFPSSSTASHIYKIGFIASITGPGASLGEPERDVARLLQDQLTSARGVVGPDRVRHAVEILIFDDQSRADTAASLARRLINEEKVVLLVAGTLSGPSLAMVPIATEGRTPMISMASARAIIEDPQTKRARPWIFKPVPENLHSAQKQAEYLKAIGATSVCHLYENTAYGQDTFASAGAIFPAAGITIVYGDAFDRTATEFPQVARVRASGCRAVVIGSIPPAASVINVAVRERAAQVRIVHGHGACSPDLIKTAGAAAERTVMPCGKILVADQLPAGDPVKTLNLKFISDFRRFTGGREISTFAGHAFDSLQWALIALRNLPDGLSLERQRDAAREALETKVKRWAGTHGFYTLSPEDHLGWKAEEFAFVTVQGGKFLILPRDQWK
- a CDS encoding PrpF domain-containing protein, with protein sequence MIGSQIPIRCVLMRGGTSKAVFLRARDLPSDPARRDAVILALFGSPDPRQIDGLGGADILTSKVAVIGPPTRPDADLDYTFGQVSIREPVVDYDINCGNISAAVGVYAVEEGLVHVREPVTPVRVHNTNTGKVFVAHVPVQDGSPAIEGECVVEGVPGSGAEIVLDFTGTVGASTGSLLPTGRVRDRLPVPALGRTVEATILDVANLCVFVTAADVGMTGQEGPAEFTPAHLQALVAVKEAAAHLVGLSPEGLVPLPVAVAPPASFRTIAGETVAADRIHLLARMAGGRPPVLHKAYPGTAAACTAVAVMMAGTVPAAVARTPAADGTVVIGHPSGAMLARARLRQGAGWVVEQAGYSRTARRLMEGYAFVRAAVLAASPARAWSSPGGAGEPEASPGEAVAGSEGEAFPSTETIRKFSSGEAG
- a CDS encoding phenylacetate--CoA ligase; this translates as MIWEPQLETMSRAELAALQLQRLQALVRRVYERVPFYRARFEEAGVRPEQVRTLDDLRRLPFTRKSDFRDNYPFGLFAVPLGQVVRVHASSGTTGKPIVVGYTANDLRIWAAVCARCLAASGAQPGDIFQNAYGYGLFTGGLGMHYGAELMGLVVLPVSGGNTERQVMLLRDFGPRIIACTPSYALTLAEALAAQGIRPGTLALRYGVLGAEPWTEAMRDEIEAKLGIAALNIYGLSEVIGPGVSNECVEEKNGAHVFEDHFLVEVIDPQTEEPLPPGEAGELVFTTLTKEALPVIRYRTGDIAALDPTPCRCGRTFVRMSRVIGRTDDMLIIRGINVYPSQVEAALVGLPELSPHYQLVVTRERTLDELEVKVEVNEVFAKQLGGSFSSEEAPVAELSLRCQQKLLGVLGITARVTLAPPGTLPRSEGGKLRRVDDRRRVYA
- a CDS encoding S41 family peptidase, which produces MIGPAVPRRLSGILLALVLALGGVAAPWAPRAAAAADAAVVFAAVDILAQQHYAAPDPVRLLAAAAEGLRRALAQAGIAAPPAALQAVTEAGAREEFQRYYDRAALLAQGRLSLTQLQYAAAAAAAASLDDSHTAFLLPEQWAEVQRELSNQASFTGIGIRLLTRGGQFYVMNVFPGTPAARAGLRDLDRVVAVDGQSTEGMPLQEVSRRIRGPQGVPVEVVVRRPGEPAPLVFTITREPIQVPAVDARMLEGQTGYLRLHHLGSGATVQFRRALQHLQAQGMRALVLDLRGNGGGLVGETVSVASALLPAGLPVMQRENRLRRIAERTRGGPLLPTLVPLVVLIDEATASGGEVIAAAMREHRQAPLVGVRTAGALLASLYFSLPGGAAIEVAVERVTTGKGAVVEKVGLGPDIDVELTPDHLEQGVDAQLERALQHLRQRVRAPALAPAA
- a CDS encoding branched-chain amino acid ABC transporter permease — encoded protein: MRRLSGNAAVFVLSAALVGAIGWLEGTRPGGLSLPRLTAGLVTLDLLIRAGVFTIILVGLNLLMGYAGQVSLGQAAFYGMGAFFSAIFTVKARQVGIPLTLSGAWWWPWVVMGLGAALVGGFAYLIGWVILRLRGHYLAMATLGLGVAVFIILRENLGLSRLDLTGGFDGVVGIPRLRVGTYPLWPLHRYFFLVWSFALAAVALGLNIVDSRLGRALRAIHHSQVAAETLGVNVPRYKAQIFATSAALAALAGSLYAHFQAAVVPATFGFVPSLELVLMSAVGGMASIWGAPLGALAILLLEELLRTRLRLLLPGTGGELEAVAFGLLLILVLLFWPRGLAGRASGPLRRPIPTGGAGQSVRPAGVPRA
- the dapA gene encoding 4-hydroxy-tetrahydrodipicolinate synthase — translated: MRGSLVPLVTPFRDGRIDEPGFDDLVRWQIESGSHGVVIGGTTGEPAALSLEEREELVARAVRVARRRVPVVAGTGTDNLGETLRLTAAARKAGADAVLVVVPAYSRPSQEGLYRYFRTVAESVDLPLILYNIPGRTAINLEAPTIARLARDVRNIIGVKEANKDFEHITRVFHLVPKGFLVYSGIELFCFSLLALGGAGHVSATGNVMPREVARLYELAAASRWEEARELHNYLLPLNDALFIETNPVPVKTALGLMGRIAPEVRPPLAPLAPQNVERLRAVLADYGLLAPSPVPAEGHA
- a CDS encoding ABC transporter ATP-binding protein, whose protein sequence is MTVPLLEIRRITKAFDGLVALQDVSLAVWPGQIKGLIGPNGAGKTTLFNLITGLIPPLGGDILFRGRSIVGLPPYRIADLGIARTFQNVQLFVGMTVLENVLVGFHRHMRGGLLDAAFRSRRMRHEEREVRDRALLLLEEFDLLRWAHEPVESLPFGLQRVVEVARAVAAAPSLVLLDEPGAGLGGAEKVRLTQAIRNFCRDGVTVFLVEHDMELMMGLADEVAVLDQTVLIAEGPPAVIQNHPAVIAAYLGEAEPTDAP
- a CDS encoding thioesterase family protein, translating into MRAGLKPGAVAQVDVVVTLEMVAEFEDLGLVHPVYSTWAMVRHMEQASRRLLLPYLEPEEEAVGYAVSVTHLAPTAVGMRVTVTARLEQIEGNRVVCAVEAHNGLTRIGEGTHTQVVLPKSRLQARIAQLVNRRQP